In one Sander lucioperca isolate FBNREF2018 chromosome 7, SLUC_FBN_1.2, whole genome shotgun sequence genomic region, the following are encoded:
- the lysmd4 gene encoding lysM and putative peptidoglycan-binding domain-containing protein 4, with protein MRRGEHVSQAFQAPVDVHASADGQVYMFNRRPNESTVSSDEELNVMEMRPRIFQEQEQDSLRNIQLLEREVLDGDSLYKLALQYGCKVADIKRVNNLMQGQDLFALKSIKIPVQKHSFLTEMYTDLGDPQGEIPHSSTTPVKPQDRARAQPHLQEVTDFLMDVDHDIEKLIQITNDQDEDFLLNSEKQQRFGSRGQRLTSHGADWGIQWWNAVVAMLLIGIVLPLFYVIYFKTKDNGVVLPTDGGGALQSSTISSNSSGTGLSTRGPG; from the exons ATGCGGCGAGGGGAGCACGTTTCACAGGCTTTCCAGGCCCCGGTGGATGTCCATGCCAGTGCAGATGGCCAGGTTTACATGTTCAATAGGAGGCCCAATGAGTCTACTGTATCCTCAGATGAGGAGCTTAACGTCATGGAGATGAGGCCGCGGATTTTCCAAGAGCAAGAACAGGACAGTCTGAGGAACATCCAGCTGCTGGAGCGGGAGGTGTTAGATGGTGACAGCCTCTACAAGCTTGCACTACAGTATGGCTGTAAG GTGGCAGATATAAAGCGGGTGAACAACCTTATGCAGGGACAAGATTTATTTGCACTGAAATCTATCAAAATACCTGTTCAGAAACACAGCTTTTTAACAGAGATGTACACCGACCTAGGTGACCCTCAAGGAGAAATACCACATTCATCCACCACACCAGTGAAGCCTCAGGACCGAGCCAGAGCCCAACCACATCTGCAGGAGGTCACAGACTTTCTAATGGATGTGGACCACGATATTGAAAAACTGATTCAGATCACAAATGATCAAGATGAGGATTTCTTGTTAAACTCAGAAAAACAGCAAAGGTTTGGTTCCAGAGGACAGCGCCTGACCAGTCACGGCGCAGACTGGGGcattcagtggtggaatgctGTAGTGGCCATGCTCCTGATAGGCATCGTCCTGCcattattttatgtaatttatttcaaaacaaaagaTAATGGAGTAGTTTTACCAACAGATGGTGGTGGTGCTTTACAGTCATCCACCATCTCCTCAAACTCCTCGGGGACAGGCCTTAGTACAAGAGGACCAGGATAG